Proteins from a single region of Pseudopedobacter saltans DSM 12145:
- a CDS encoding AraC family transcriptional regulator, translating into MKPLFRKVPVKLESSFSVRHDIMPNFGNIWHYHAELELHYTIRGEGVRFIGDNISNFYPGEIILVGENLSHAWRCKEEYYQNNPDYEIEAIVIQFLPDCLGKAFLSLPEAYLIPKLYEKAKNGLKINGETHREIATLMRECVEADGLDRVIVLLKILKVLAKSEECDTIVKTQSAFHQSNEADTIRLNNVFNYTHTHYKKDISLEEIANISNLSVTSFCRYFKMMTKKTYYDFLIEIRISHACRLLVENKLPTEVICFECGFNNVSNFYRHFKKVTGMTPLDYKKKYLNRN; encoded by the coding sequence ATGAAACCTTTATTCCGAAAAGTCCCTGTCAAACTAGAAAGCTCATTTTCTGTAAGACACGACATCATGCCGAACTTCGGAAACATATGGCACTATCATGCCGAATTGGAATTACACTATACGATCCGCGGAGAAGGAGTAAGATTCATAGGTGATAATATCAGCAATTTTTACCCTGGCGAAATTATTTTAGTTGGTGAGAATCTTTCTCATGCATGGCGATGTAAAGAAGAGTATTATCAAAACAATCCTGATTATGAAATTGAGGCAATAGTCATTCAGTTCCTACCAGATTGTTTAGGTAAAGCATTTTTAAGCTTACCCGAAGCATATCTTATACCGAAACTGTATGAGAAAGCTAAAAATGGCTTAAAGATTAACGGTGAAACTCACCGGGAAATAGCGACTCTAATGCGAGAATGTGTTGAGGCTGATGGTTTAGATAGAGTAATTGTATTACTAAAAATATTAAAGGTGTTGGCCAAAAGTGAAGAATGTGACACGATCGTAAAAACCCAAAGTGCCTTTCATCAATCCAACGAAGCGGATACTATTCGTCTTAATAATGTATTCAACTACACTCATACTCATTACAAAAAGGATATATCATTAGAAGAGATCGCCAATATATCTAACCTTAGCGTTACATCTTTTTGCCGTTATTTTAAAATGATGACTAAAAAGACTTATTACGATTTCTTAATCGAAATACGCATAAGTCACGCTTGTCGCTTATTGGTTGAAAATAAACTCCCTACGGAAGTTATTTGTTTCGAATGTGGTTTCAACAATGTATCTAATTTCTACAGACATTTTAAAAAGGTTACCGGAATGACTCCGTTAGATTATAAAAAGAAATACCTGAATAGAAACTGA
- a CDS encoding DUF3826 domain-containing protein encodes MSLLIKRILSVIVLIFSLQVASAQKTKDQQNEDYTKVITQRAGKIIDDLNITDSAKYYKVRTIVVQQYRDLNTHHEVKAQNIKLIKEKYSSQKELRDSKVKEYEDKENKKLRKIHKHYIAKLSRQVNDGQLEKVKNGMTYGVLPITIKAYNEMLPQLTEEQKATILKYLTEARELAMDEPGSKEKHHMFGKYKGKINNYLSGQGIDMNKAGKEWQERIRANAGKK; translated from the coding sequence ATGAGCCTGTTAATAAAAAGAATATTAAGTGTTATCGTTCTGATTTTTTCTTTACAAGTTGCTTCTGCACAAAAAACAAAAGATCAACAAAATGAAGATTACACAAAAGTTATCACTCAAAGAGCCGGTAAAATTATCGACGATTTAAATATTACAGACTCAGCTAAATACTATAAAGTTAGAACTATCGTTGTTCAGCAATACCGGGATTTAAATACTCACCACGAAGTTAAGGCTCAGAATATTAAACTTATTAAAGAGAAGTACAGTTCGCAAAAAGAGTTAAGAGATTCTAAAGTCAAAGAGTACGAGGATAAGGAGAATAAGAAGCTAAGAAAAATTCATAAACACTACATTGCTAAATTGTCCAGACAAGTTAATGATGGACAGTTAGAGAAAGTGAAAAATGGTATGACCTATGGCGTTTTACCTATTACTATCAAAGCCTACAATGAAATGTTACCCCAACTAACCGAAGAGCAAAAGGCAACAATATTAAAGTATTTGACAGAAGCGAGAGAGCTGGCTATGGATGAACCAGGATCAAAAGAAAAACACCATATGTTTGGAAAATATAAGGGCAAAATTAATAACTATTTATCCGGACAGGGAATTGATATGAATAAGGCGGGTAAAGAGTGGCAAGAGAGGATTAGGGCCAATGCCGGGAAAAAATAA
- a CDS encoding SusC/RagA family TonB-linked outer membrane protein: MRTLLQKSRLKTMPLLMAVFLPGLAYADGSAYGSANLRTSVKAINGVKFAKITGTVKDNAGVPLPGVLVKVKGGTLSAVTNVNGVYTLNLPVGNETLVFSYLGFKTKEVSASGQTNMTVVLEEEISKLDEVVVIGYGTVKKKDLTGAVASVKAEEIMRTPTSNVMDAMQSKVSGMEVMKSSGRAGSGVNVTVRGQRSLSGNSTPLYIIDGIPGDFSQLNPSDIETIDVAKDASATAIYGSAGANGVVFITTKKGKEGKTTVAFDSYFGYNGFPKYPHGLQGDAYINLKREAYRTQKGNYPEFMSEIFTNPDHLAAYEAGKWVDWVDLALKDGLQQNYSLSINGGTEKTTAYLSVNYNKEEGLVAKDDFSKYAVRGNIDHTISKAVKVGSNLQFTHSINNQGAQNIFGNALTYLPLGDAFNEDGTVKYIPVNSVVNPLSDQIANQYVNNTLNNYFAGNGFVDIKPIKGLSFRSILGATLGSGRTGKFFGPQSIANVEAGFSVPAAVIDNSRYVNYRWENILGYEFDINNDHKFNITGVTSWAKNQAESSFAGGSGFDLDSYSFYNLSAATSRQTIRSSYVGSQSLSYVARLNYNYKGKYLATFSNRWDGVSQLSKGSQWDVFPAAALAWRISEENFLKDVTAISNLKLRLGYGVTANAGIPAYSVQGGGFNAPQAVGFGDNKAPSFIINQAMANTALGWEKSYTSNLGVDAEFLKGLISLSVDAYNTDTKDILLNRTIPASLGGSWGSPFKMWQNLGETNNKGLEILLNTRNVNRKDFTWSTAVTFTTTKEKITKLPGGKDLISEGFFLGQPVGSFYDYKYLGIWQESEAAEAALYNSKPGGLKLATDGTFKPDGTHTYGTNDRQVLGSRVPSWTGGLQNNFIYKNWDVSIFVTARWGQMIASNLITRYNPLLNTGNSPDDLDYWTPENPGAYLPRPGLYSTTSGYIGFDALKYVDGSYFKIRNITLGYNLPQNVIKKIAMQKVRLYTTANNPFIFSKSKLLKYQDPEGNGSDNFPLTKQFVFGLNVTF; the protein is encoded by the coding sequence ATGAGGACTTTATTACAAAAATCACGGTTGAAAACGATGCCATTGCTAATGGCGGTTTTTTTGCCAGGTTTGGCCTATGCAGACGGGTCTGCATATGGGTCTGCTAATCTCCGAACGTCTGTTAAAGCTATAAACGGAGTTAAATTTGCAAAAATTACAGGAACAGTTAAGGATAATGCAGGAGTTCCCTTGCCGGGAGTTTTAGTTAAAGTGAAAGGAGGCACACTGTCTGCAGTAACTAATGTAAATGGTGTTTACACTTTAAATCTTCCCGTTGGGAATGAAACATTAGTTTTTAGTTATTTAGGATTTAAAACCAAAGAAGTTTCTGCGTCCGGTCAAACTAATATGACTGTCGTGTTGGAAGAGGAAATTTCAAAATTAGACGAGGTAGTGGTTATTGGTTATGGAACAGTTAAGAAAAAAGATTTAACAGGAGCGGTAGCTTCTGTTAAAGCCGAAGAAATTATGCGTACGCCAACGTCTAACGTTATGGATGCTATGCAAAGTAAGGTTTCTGGTATGGAAGTGATGAAGTCTTCTGGTAGAGCTGGTTCGGGCGTGAATGTTACTGTTAGGGGGCAAAGAAGTCTTTCTGGTAATAGTACACCTTTATATATTATTGATGGTATTCCTGGCGATTTTTCTCAATTGAACCCTAGCGATATAGAAACTATAGATGTGGCTAAAGATGCTTCTGCAACAGCAATTTATGGTTCTGCGGGGGCTAATGGGGTAGTGTTTATTACTACTAAAAAAGGTAAAGAAGGAAAAACTACGGTAGCCTTCGATTCTTATTTTGGATACAATGGTTTTCCTAAATATCCACATGGCTTACAAGGAGATGCTTATATCAATCTAAAACGTGAAGCTTACCGTACTCAAAAAGGCAATTACCCTGAATTTATGAGCGAAATTTTTACCAATCCAGATCATTTAGCAGCTTATGAAGCAGGTAAATGGGTAGATTGGGTAGATTTGGCTTTAAAAGATGGTCTTCAGCAAAATTATAGCTTATCTATAAATGGAGGTACCGAAAAAACTACAGCTTATTTATCTGTAAACTACAATAAGGAAGAAGGATTAGTTGCTAAAGATGATTTTTCTAAATATGCTGTAAGAGGAAATATAGATCATACTATTTCTAAGGCAGTAAAAGTAGGTTCTAATTTACAGTTTACTCATTCTATAAATAACCAAGGAGCACAAAATATTTTTGGTAATGCCTTAACTTATTTGCCTTTAGGAGATGCTTTTAACGAAGATGGAACTGTAAAATACATTCCTGTAAATAGTGTGGTTAACCCATTGTCAGATCAGATTGCCAATCAATACGTAAATAATACATTAAATAATTATTTTGCGGGTAATGGTTTTGTAGATATTAAACCTATAAAAGGCTTATCCTTTAGATCTATTCTAGGGGCTACTTTAGGGTCAGGTAGAACTGGTAAATTTTTTGGTCCACAATCTATCGCTAACGTGGAGGCAGGCTTTTCAGTTCCTGCAGCGGTAATAGACAATAGCAGATATGTGAACTACCGTTGGGAAAATATTTTAGGTTACGAGTTTGATATCAATAACGATCATAAATTTAACATTACAGGAGTAACTTCTTGGGCTAAAAACCAAGCAGAAAGCTCTTTTGCAGGTGGTTCGGGTTTCGATTTAGATTCTTATTCTTTTTATAATTTAAGTGCAGCAACATCTAGACAAACAATCAGATCTTCTTATGTTGGTAGTCAATCTTTATCTTATGTAGCTAGATTAAATTATAATTATAAAGGAAAATATTTAGCTACATTCTCTAACCGTTGGGATGGTGTTTCTCAGTTATCAAAAGGCAGTCAGTGGGATGTGTTTCCTGCAGCAGCTTTGGCGTGGAGAATTAGCGAAGAAAATTTCTTAAAAGATGTTACTGCTATTTCTAACTTAAAATTACGTTTAGGTTATGGAGTTACAGCTAATGCGGGTATTCCTGCTTACTCTGTACAAGGTGGTGGCTTTAATGCTCCTCAGGCGGTAGGTTTTGGAGATAATAAAGCACCGTCATTTATCATTAATCAAGCAATGGCTAATACTGCTCTTGGATGGGAAAAATCTTATACATCTAATTTAGGTGTTGATGCGGAGTTTCTTAAAGGATTAATTAGCTTGTCGGTTGATGCTTATAATACCGATACTAAAGATATTTTATTAAATCGTACCATTCCTGCTTCTCTAGGTGGTTCGTGGGGTTCGCCATTTAAAATGTGGCAAAACCTTGGCGAAACCAATAATAAAGGTTTAGAGATTTTATTAAATACTCGTAATGTTAATCGTAAAGACTTTACATGGTCTACAGCCGTTACTTTTACGACCACAAAAGAGAAAATTACAAAATTACCAGGTGGTAAAGATTTAATTTCTGAAGGTTTCTTTTTAGGGCAACCAGTTGGTTCTTTTTATGATTATAAATATTTGGGGATTTGGCAAGAAAGCGAAGCTGCAGAAGCTGCTTTATACAATTCTAAACCAGGGGGGCTAAAATTAGCTACCGATGGTACATTTAAGCCAGACGGTACCCATACTTACGGTACTAATGATAGACAAGTTTTAGGTTCTCGTGTACCTTCATGGACTGGTGGTTTACAAAATAACTTTATCTATAAAAATTGGGATGTAAGTATTTTTGTAACGGCTCGTTGGGGACAAATGATTGCTAGTAATTTAATCACTAGATACAATCCATTATTAAATACAGGTAATAGCCCAGACGATTTAGACTACTGGACACCAGAAAATCCTGGAGCTTATTTACCTAGACCAGGTTTATATTCTACTACTTCTGGATACATTGGTTTTGATGCGTTAAAATATGTCGATGGTTCTTACTTTAAAATTAGAAATATCACATTAGGTTACAATTTACCACAAAATGTAATTAAGAAAATAGCTATGCAAAAAGTGCGTTTATACACTACAGCTAACAATCCATTTATTTTTTCTAAAAGTAAATTGTTAAAGTATCAAGATCCTGAAGGGAATGGTTCTGATAACTTTCCTTTAACAAAACAATTTGTATTTGGTCTTAACGTAACTTTCTAA
- a CDS encoding RagB/SusD family nutrient uptake outer membrane protein: MKKRNILAYILGAGMLFSSCSLDEYNPSGVTVDKMAEYKDGYIKLLNSCYFDLSRYFYGRNLLLVTEAGTDIWTADLNSNNNQNYFKYASGGAMPIDMAKDFWIGAYDAINYCNIIINRADVVKGFASEDEKKTRVAEAHFLRALYYFHLVEQFGDCPLALSETKAADLNSVKTTALEIYKKAILPDLRIAVQNLPVTPVEVGRPSKKAALGLLAKAALQTKEYNTQEFLEEALSTAKNLIDNAGAYQTGLYGSFVDNFNAANNKSNKEALYQLTYSPNYGSTNVYDHNKDFKRFYSTPTYFGAISNADADKAKVGGWSGGDFMPSKYLLDVFKNADGSLDPRYALSFQTEWKATATNYAWNQDAITQFDRAANITVGTVIPTGANGIRFARSGEADYATTNPNKLAQNYLWVDMNDLYGADNRVKMKYTRVNRNPGEVENPFLRFYPSLTKFNSGSLTMYNNRVDRITSDAYSTVMRLGEVYLIAAEAEFYLRGANTVAAGYVNALRTRVAAQQISVGDINLQFLLDERARELCGEYGRWYDLKRTGKLTKAYLTEKNPDVGQYFVDGTHGVRPIPQVQMDAISNPNGYQNNGYN; the protein is encoded by the coding sequence ATGAAAAAGAGAAATATTTTAGCATATATATTAGGGGCAGGAATGTTGTTTAGTTCTTGTTCTTTAGACGAATATAACCCCTCTGGAGTAACAGTAGATAAAATGGCCGAATATAAAGACGGCTATATCAAATTATTAAATAGCTGTTACTTTGATTTATCGCGTTATTTCTACGGCAGAAACTTATTGTTAGTTACCGAAGCTGGAACCGATATTTGGACTGCCGATTTAAACTCTAACAACAACCAAAATTACTTTAAATATGCTTCTGGTGGTGCTATGCCTATAGATATGGCAAAAGACTTTTGGATTGGTGCTTACGATGCTATCAACTATTGTAATATTATAATAAATAGGGCAGACGTTGTAAAAGGTTTCGCTTCTGAAGACGAGAAGAAAACGAGAGTAGCTGAAGCTCATTTTTTAAGAGCTTTATATTATTTCCATTTAGTAGAGCAGTTTGGTGATTGTCCTTTAGCTTTAAGTGAAACTAAAGCTGCCGATTTAAATTCTGTAAAGACTACGGCTTTAGAGATTTATAAAAAAGCTATTTTGCCCGATTTACGTATTGCAGTGCAAAACTTACCAGTGACACCTGTAGAAGTTGGTCGTCCATCTAAAAAGGCAGCTTTGGGTTTATTAGCTAAAGCAGCTTTACAAACTAAAGAATACAATACACAAGAGTTTTTAGAAGAAGCATTGTCTACTGCTAAAAATCTAATTGATAACGCTGGTGCTTATCAAACCGGTTTGTATGGTAGTTTTGTAGATAATTTTAATGCGGCTAATAATAAATCCAATAAAGAAGCTTTATACCAATTAACGTATTCTCCAAATTATGGATCTACAAACGTTTATGACCATAATAAAGATTTTAAACGTTTTTATTCTACACCAACCTATTTTGGTGCAATATCTAATGCCGATGCAGATAAAGCTAAAGTAGGTGGTTGGTCTGGCGGCGATTTTATGCCTTCTAAATATTTATTAGATGTATTTAAAAATGCCGATGGTTCTTTAGACCCTAGATATGCACTGTCTTTTCAAACAGAATGGAAAGCTACAGCTACAAATTACGCATGGAATCAAGATGCTATTACGCAATTTGATAGAGCTGCTAATATTACTGTGGGTACGGTAATTCCTACCGGTGCAAATGGGATTAGATTTGCGCGTTCTGGAGAGGCTGATTACGCAACTACCAATCCAAATAAATTGGCGCAAAACTATTTATGGGTTGATATGAACGACCTTTACGGTGCCGATAATAGAGTGAAAATGAAATACACTAGGGTAAACCGTAATCCAGGAGAAGTAGAGAATCCGTTTTTACGTTTTTATCCTTCTTTAACTAAGTTCAATTCAGGGTCGCTGACCATGTACAATAATAGGGTAGACCGTATTACTAGCGATGCGTATTCTACTGTTATGAGGTTAGGTGAAGTGTATTTAATTGCTGCCGAAGCGGAGTTTTATTTAAGAGGGGCTAATACTGTTGCTGCCGGTTATGTAAATGCTTTGCGTACCAGAGTTGCTGCACAACAAATTAGTGTCGGAGATATTAATCTGCAGTTTTTGTTAGACGAAAGAGCTAGAGAATTATGCGGTGAGTATGGTAGATGGTATGATTTAAAAAGAACTGGTAAATTAACTAAAGCTTACTTAACAGAGAAAAATCCTGATGTTGGTCAATACTTTGTAGATGGAACACATGGAGTAAGACCTATTCCACAGGTACAAATGGATGCCATTAGCAATCCAAACGGATACCAAAATAATGGGTATAATTAA
- a CDS encoding SusC/RagA family TonB-linked outer membrane protein, with amino-acid sequence MKKRKAMELSLQKLQRNSRRFKVACVPLMFALVLPSAQAKEAKDKDLAEYGKEAARFINVTGTVKDSKGEPLPGVTVTIKGTKTSTATDINGVFRLNLPNGNETLVFSFLGFQSKEVKSTGNSNLNVVLEESTSSLNEVVVVGYGSQKKETTTHAIETINMDAVNDIPVASLAAALRGQMAGLSVQGGQSRPNANASIQIRQPRLYSKDGGTLSPLYVIDDIIRTEDEFNNLDQSEIESITVLKDAAAAIYGVNGNQGAILVKTKRGKIGAPIFSYSGSVGLTDAAMLPKMMSGYDQARYLNTYNFTDGKAITDQSIYSPDELEYFKNNNYDWLDMAWKTSMINRHTVNASGGTDKATYYAGITYNVQDANLENVFKDRWTYRASTNVKIGKNIKADFSVSGNVGTSKQYWLKQGGESVEKDVLALLQTPQFNPPYINGLPVLLTSGTSANTENFHFFEVQKSGDYTQSKATGLNVNMNLAYDVPFIKGLTLKGTYSNNKNNSFGKQYGTAYNVYRFSMLGDHRHIYGGDVTGSVQLKNGYMLRFNPTMDEGYQINAQASYARSFGKHNISAMAMVEQRESYADGVATYIENPILGGEDNMAYFTGTSVMQSQSESENGYLSYVGRFQYNYEEKYLFEATFRADASTKFAPENRWGYFPSFSAGWIISKESFFRDNVSFIDFLKIRGAIGFVGADRTRPFQWYTRYRKQTQRSAVFGGDAARGIIFNQNGIANRDATWDNVTKTSLGVEARFLKDRLTFGADYYHDHNYNMLTQLTSSISLLVGEQLPSENYSTINTFGTEFSLGWRDKVGKDWSYNINTFFNWYDDKPIKIDQAASSIGTMLDKTNRSTDMGVYGYKYAGFFRTQDEVDAFLADHPGFTIFGRTPAPGMLYYEDISGARTGGDLTQPDGKIDENDQTYLTKKESNHFGIGLNFNISYRALSLGITSGINWGGQSYVEGDARARATSTVNKPAFWADHWSVETPNAKYPNPYYYQQNSVLSSFWFRNATTINISNLNLSYKLPDKVSKKVGVNSTRVYVVSTNPFNVYNPFKDYKYYSGSFNVYPVVRTVSFGLNIGF; translated from the coding sequence TTGAAAAAGAGAAAAGCAATGGAATTATCTTTACAAAAGCTGCAGAGAAACAGCAGAAGGTTTAAGGTAGCGTGTGTGCCTTTAATGTTCGCTCTTGTTCTGCCAAGCGCTCAAGCTAAGGAAGCTAAAGACAAAGATTTGGCAGAGTATGGCAAAGAAGCTGCCCGTTTTATTAATGTTACGGGAACGGTTAAAGACAGCAAAGGCGAACCTTTACCAGGGGTAACTGTAACAATTAAAGGGACAAAAACATCGACTGCTACAGATATTAATGGTGTTTTTAGATTGAACCTCCCAAATGGGAATGAAACATTGGTGTTTAGCTTTTTAGGGTTTCAATCTAAGGAGGTTAAGTCTACAGGGAACTCTAATTTAAATGTTGTTTTAGAAGAGTCTACTTCGTCATTAAATGAGGTCGTGGTAGTAGGATATGGTTCGCAAAAAAAGGAAACAACTACCCATGCTATAGAAACGATCAATATGGATGCGGTAAATGATATTCCCGTAGCAAGTTTAGCAGCAGCACTAAGAGGGCAGATGGCAGGATTGTCTGTGCAAGGTGGGCAATCTCGTCCTAATGCGAATGCTTCTATTCAGATACGCCAACCTCGCCTATATTCTAAGGATGGAGGGACTCTCTCTCCATTATATGTTATTGACGATATTATTAGGACGGAAGATGAGTTTAATAATTTAGATCAGTCAGAGATCGAGAGTATTACAGTGTTGAAAGATGCTGCTGCGGCTATTTATGGAGTTAATGGTAACCAAGGGGCTATTTTAGTTAAGACAAAAAGAGGTAAAATTGGTGCTCCAATATTTTCATATAGCGGTTCGGTAGGTCTTACGGACGCAGCAATGTTGCCAAAAATGATGTCTGGTTATGATCAAGCAAGATATTTAAATACATATAATTTTACGGATGGAAAAGCCATTACAGATCAATCGATATATAGCCCAGATGAGTTGGAATATTTTAAAAATAACAACTATGATTGGCTAGATATGGCTTGGAAAACCTCAATGATTAATAGGCATACTGTGAACGCTAGTGGAGGAACGGATAAAGCAACTTATTATGCTGGAATAACCTATAATGTTCAAGATGCTAATTTGGAAAATGTATTTAAAGATAGGTGGACGTATAGAGCTAGTACAAATGTTAAAATAGGCAAGAATATTAAAGCGGACTTTTCTGTTAGTGGAAATGTAGGAACGTCAAAACAATATTGGTTAAAACAAGGAGGGGAAAGCGTAGAGAAAGATGTATTAGCTCTTTTACAAACCCCGCAATTTAATCCACCATATATTAATGGACTACCTGTTTTGCTAACATCAGGAACAAGTGCCAATACTGAAAATTTTCATTTTTTCGAAGTACAGAAGTCAGGAGATTATACTCAATCTAAAGCAACTGGTTTAAATGTAAATATGAACTTAGCCTATGATGTTCCATTTATAAAGGGGTTGACTTTAAAAGGAACTTATAGTAATAATAAGAACAATAGTTTTGGGAAACAGTATGGAACTGCGTATAACGTTTATAGATTTTCAATGTTGGGAGATCATAGACATATTTATGGTGGAGATGTAACAGGAAGTGTGCAGTTGAAAAATGGTTATATGTTACGTTTTAATCCAACGATGGATGAGGGGTATCAAATTAATGCTCAGGCGAGCTATGCCCGTTCTTTTGGTAAACATAATATATCAGCAATGGCAATGGTTGAGCAAAGAGAATCATATGCTGATGGCGTAGCTACATATATAGAGAACCCCATTTTGGGGGGAGAAGATAATATGGCATATTTTACGGGAACGTCTGTAATGCAATCCCAATCAGAGTCGGAGAACGGATATTTATCGTATGTGGGCAGATTTCAATATAATTATGAAGAAAAGTATCTGTTTGAAGCAACTTTTAGGGCCGATGCATCTACGAAATTTGCTCCGGAAAACAGATGGGGATATTTTCCTTCTTTTTCAGCAGGTTGGATTATTTCAAAAGAGAGCTTTTTTAGAGATAATGTTTCCTTTATAGATTTCCTGAAAATTAGAGGCGCTATAGGTTTTGTGGGAGCTGATAGAACTAGGCCTTTTCAATGGTATACGAGATATCGCAAACAAACTCAAAGAAGTGCAGTTTTTGGAGGAGATGCAGCAAGGGGAATCATTTTTAATCAAAATGGTATAGCTAATAGAGATGCTACTTGGGATAATGTAACTAAAACTAGTTTAGGGGTTGAGGCTAGATTCTTAAAAGATAGATTAACATTTGGTGCTGATTATTATCATGACCATAATTACAATATGTTAACTCAATTAACTTCTTCTATATCCTTGTTGGTAGGAGAGCAGTTACCTTCAGAAAATTATTCAACAATAAACACTTTTGGAACAGAGTTTAGCTTAGGATGGAGAGACAAAGTAGGTAAAGATTGGTCTTATAACATAAATACATTTTTTAATTGGTATGATGATAAACCTATAAAAATAGATCAAGCCGCTTCAAGTATTGGGACAATGTTGGATAAGACGAATAGATCTACTGATATGGGGGTGTATGGTTATAAGTATGCTGGTTTTTTTAGGACACAAGATGAAGTTGACGCATTTTTAGCGGATCATCCCGGATTTACAATTTTTGGAAGAACTCCTGCACCAGGTATGTTATACTATGAAGATATTTCTGGAGCGCGAACAGGGGGAGATTTGACACAGCCTGATGGTAAAATTGACGAGAATGACCAAACCTATTTAACAAAAAAGGAAAGCAATCATTTTGGTATTGGACTTAATTTTAATATTTCTTATAGAGCTTTAAGTTTAGGGATAACTTCAGGTATTAACTGGGGAGGGCAAAGTTATGTAGAGGGAGATGCAAGGGCCAGAGCAACATCTACTGTTAATAAGCCAGCTTTTTGGGCCGATCATTGGAGTGTTGAAACACCAAATGCTAAATATCCTAATCCATATTATTATCAACAAAATTCTGTGCTTTCTTCATTCTGGTTTAGAAATGCTACAACGATTAATATTTCAAACTTGAATTTATCATATAAACTACCAGATAAAGTGAGCAAAAAAGTAGGAGTGAATAGTACTAGGGTATATGTGGTTTCCACAAATCCATTTAACGTCTATAATCCATTTAAAGATTATAAATACTATTCAGGATCCTTTAATGTGTATCCTGTTGTAAGAACAGTATCATTCGGTTTAAATATTGGATTTTAA